Proteins encoded in a region of the Atopobium sp. oral taxon 416 genome:
- a CDS encoding PTS lactose/cellobiose transporter subunit IIA: MAGQLGDKPLTEQEVTELCYQIISSVGTAKSLYIDSISKAQDYHFDEAQQLVKEGDEAFIKGRNAHLQLLAHNAKGQNIPINLLLIHAEDQLSDTETVRTLADKFIDVYRRLQQMEV; the protein is encoded by the coding sequence ATGGCAGGCCAATTAGGTGACAAACCGCTGACTGAACAGGAAGTTACAGAGCTGTGCTATCAGATCATCTCGAGCGTGGGTACGGCGAAGTCACTCTACATCGATTCGATCTCCAAGGCTCAGGATTACCATTTCGATGAGGCACAGCAGCTGGTCAAAGAGGGCGATGAGGCCTTTATCAAGGGGAGAAACGCACACTTGCAGCTGCTTGCCCACAATGCCAAGGGCCAGAATATTCCGATCAACCTGCTCCTTATCCACGCGGAGGACCAGTTAAGCGATACTGAGACCGTTCGCACGCTGGCTGACAAATTCATCGACGTCTACAGGCGGCTCCAGCAGATGGAAGTCTAG